The Acidobacteriota bacterium region GTCGAATTCCAATATCCCGGTCCGGGATGCGGGGGGGAGGGGACGCACCTTGAACGTGGCGTGAGTGATGATTCCCAGGGTCCCCATGGATCCGGCGTAGAGCTTGCACAGGTCATACCCGGCCACGTTCTTGACCACGCGCCCGCCGGCGTGGCTGAGCCGGCCGTCGGCGTGCAGGATCTCGATGCCGATGAGGAACTCCCGCATCCCGCCCAAGGCCGGGCCGTAACGCCCGGCCAGGGCTGTGGCCACGGCGCCGCCGACGGTGGCGTGCAGGTAGTTGGGGGGACGGAAGGGCAGGAACTGTGCGGCCTCGGACAATGTTTCCTGAAGCCGTTTCAAAGGACAGCCCGCCTCCACCGTGACCGTCAGGTCGCCGGGACTGTGGTCCAGAATCCGGTCCCACCGGCGGACGGAAAGGATGTGGGTCGCCCGCTCCGGGTCGTTTCCCAGGAACCACTGGCCGCCGCCTCCCAGGATGAGGACCGCATCTCCCGCTCGATCCCGCTCCCGGATCCAGTCCCGGCACGACTCCGGGTCAGGGGGTTCGTGGACCGGCGGGACGCCTCCCTCCAGATTCAGCCAACGGCAGGCCTGAGACGGAGATATCATGCCGGTTCCCGCTCCGTTCCGGGGCCTTTCGTGCTATTCATAATCGCCCCGAACTCTACTACACTTTCCGTCTTGTCCCGGCGACAGAGGCTCGCAAACTGCGGTGGCGAGAATTTCCTGGTTTCCGCCGCCGCGTAGAACGGAGGAGAAGGATGGACCTGGTGGGAGTCATCATGGCCGGAGGCGCCGGTACCCGTTTCTGGCCTCTCAGCACCGCCGAGCGGCCCAAGCAGTTTCTCCGCCTGGTCGACGAGGAGAGCCTGCTCCAGAAGAGTTTTCTCCGGTTGGACGGGCTCATCGACCGGGAACGCATTTTGGTCCTCACCAACCAGGCATTCGTTCCCCTGGTTCGGGAGCAGCTTCCCCAGGTCCCGGCTCACAACGTGGTGGGAGAGCCGCTGCGCCGGGACACCGCCGCCGCCGTCTGCCTGGCGGCCACCCTGGCGCGAAAGAGATTCGGAGACTGCGTCATCGCCACGGTGACCGCCGACCACCTGATCGAGCCGGTGGACGAATTCCGCAAGAGCCTGGTCTCGGCTGCCCGGGGCGCGGCCTCCAGCGGGGCGCTGTACACCTTCGGGATCCGTCCCACTTCCCCGGCCACTGCCTACGGCTACCTGGAAACGGGCGAACGGCTCGACCTTGACCCCGGCGTCCGGCATTTCCGAGTCGCCAGCTTCCGGGAAAAGCCGAATCTGGAGGTGGCGCGGAAGTACGTGTCCTCGGGGAACTACTTCTGGAATTCCGGGATGTTCGTCTGGTCCGCTCAGGCCATCCTCCGGGAGTTGGAAACGAACCTGCCGCGTCACGTCCGGCGCCTCACCGCCGCCGTAGAGAGCTTCGGGACCGAATCCTGGCCCCGGGCACTCGTAGCCGGCCTCGATCCCCTGGAATCGATCTCCATCGACTTCGCGGTGATGGAAAAGGCCCGGGACGTGCGGTGCGTGGCCTCGTCCTTCTCCTGGACCGATCTGGGAGGTTGGCTGGCCCTGCTGCCCTTCCTGGATGAGGACCCGGACGGAAACGCCTGCCGGGGCCGGGTCCGAACCCTGGGCGCCCGAAACAATTTGATCTATTGCGACGACCCGTCGGAGACGGTGGTCGTGGTGGGTGTCGAGGGGCTGGTGGCGGTCCGGGCCGGGGATCGGACCCTGATCGTCCCCAGGAATCGGCTGGAAGAGATCAAGTCGGTGGTGGCGAACCTGCAAAGGTAGGCTTTCGGCCGAAGCGGGGAGCGGTCCCGGGCGGCAATCCCGGCGGCGGATTCTCCCGATCCCCCACCGGGAGCCCGTCGCGATAAAAGAGGAAGCCGCCGGGAGTGGGCCGAACGCGGTTTCCGGGAAGGATGATTCCCGCTAGGTTCAAGGGGTCCGCCGTGGCCACGCGGATCACTTCGCCGTCCGGGTCCAGGCGCCGGCAGGCCCGGAGCGCTTCCAGGGCTTCCGGCAGCGAGAACTGGTCGCCGTAAAACCCGGCTATGAACCGTCCTCCGCGAATCTCTCCTCTGGCCTCCAGGCGGCGGTACACCTGAAGCAGGTCTCTCCAGGAAGGAGCGCACGGTTCCCGCGCCAGGAGATCGCGAAAGACGATGCCCCAGCGTTTGAGCAGTTGACGGGCCACAGGCTCCAGGTTCGGGGTCGAGCCGGCGGATTCGATTTCCCGGTCGCGGCGGCGCCTCAGAAGGGTCCAGCGGCCCGCAGCCGGCTTCACCCTGGCTTTGCGCTTTCGGATCCGGGAGGGGCGGTGAGGACCCCGCCTCCGCGCTGGATCGATGATGGCCCTCAGGTTGTCGAACCCGTCCGCCGTGACCAGTCCGCAGCGCACCAGTTCCCAGAGGCCCTCTTCCACCTCCACCGGGAGCCGGCCGGTGCCGCGCACCAGGTCTTCCAGGAACGACGCTCCCCAACGCTCCAGGTCGGCCAGAATCTCCCTTGCCGGATGAGAGAGGGACGAAGTGTCGGCGCCGTTGCCTTGGGATCGGAGGGAGAGGTAGTGGTCCATCTCCTCCCGGCGGAAAAAGGAGATGGGCGTCAACCGGCTCGGTTTCATCCGGGCGCCGGTTCGATCCGGCGCCGCCCGGGAGAACCCGTTGCTGAGCCGTCCCCAGGTGAAGAGGCCGGAGAGGCAGGCCCGGTCCAGGAGCGAAGGCTCGTAGTCGTGAAGGCGGACCTTGAACAGGTGCATTTCCCAGGATGCCGCCGGCGCCTCGTACCCTTGGAGCTGCTCCAGAATCAGGGACAGGCCCACCTCGCCGTGCAGCCGGCTGGCGGGGGAGAGGTGTTGCCAGCGGAAGAGGAAGCGCATGAATTGGGCGGCGGAGACCGGCGCGATCCGCCGGCGCAGCCGGCCCAGGGTCATGCGGTGGATGCGGGCCAGGAGTCCCCTCTCGCACCACTCGGTCTCCTCGGCGCCGGGCCGAAAACGTCCTCTGAGGGTATGGCCTTCCGACTCCAAGGCGTGGAGAGCCGCCGTCGCTCCGGCTTCCGGGATCCGGAGGCGTGCGCAGAGTTCACCGCAGGTCAGGGGGCCGGAGGCGTCGAGCCGGCTGCGGACCAGTTCGGTCAAGGCCTCCTGGTGATCCAGGTCCCGGTCGCGCTCCCAGACCGGTTCGGCCGCATCGGTCGGGCCCGCCGGCTCGATAAGCGCTCCCGGATAAGCCAGCCGGATCAGCCTCGTCCGCTCGGCCGACGCAAAGTAGCCGGCCGCCCGGTCAGATCCGGCGTCTTCGGATGTCGCCGGCAGTCGAACCCGGCGCACCCGGTTCTCTCCCAGGAGTTGCTGCAACAGGTCTGCATGGGGCGCGACTTCCGATTCCGCCATCAGGCCCAGGGTCAGAAAGGCGTCGTGAAGCTCATCGGCGTCGCGAATCGTCGGCCAGGCCTGGGTGCAGACCTCCCGAATGGCGTCGGGGTCCAGATCGCAAAGGTCCCGGGCCTCCTCGGGCAGGATCTTGCGCCGGGTCCGGACGGCGCGGGCCCGGCGTTCCTCCAGGGGCGCGTCGTCCAGGAAGGCATAGGGGTTGGCATTGAGGATCTCGTGGCTGAAGGGAGACGGTTCCCTCGTATCCACGGCCGTCGTAAGAATATTTCCACGCTCGATTCCCGCCAGGACCTCTTCCAGGCCCTCGATATCCGTGGCCTCGGTGAGGCAGTCGTGAAGGGTCTCCTGGACCAGCGGATGATCGGGAACGGCGATGTCGCCCTGGATATTCTCCTGGCAGGCGGCCTGTTCGGGAAACACGGATGCCAGCAGGTCGTCGGATCGCATGCGCTGCAGCGGCGGTGGGACCTTGCGGCCCCCGGCGAAGCGGGGAACCGCCAGGGCGCGGCAGGCGTTCCAGCGCCACCGGGTCCCGAACAGAGGCGTGTCCAGCAGGGCCTGAATCAGGATCTCCCTCACGGATGCCGCGGACAGGAAGGAGAAGATGGTCTCCAACGGGAAGCTGTGCTGATCGCTCAGCGAGATGAGGATGCCGTTGTCGGTGGCGGCCGCCTGAAGCTCGAAGTTGAAGGACCGGCAGAAACGCTTGCGCAATGCCAATCCCCAGGCCCGGTTGAGACGGGTGCCGAAGGGGGCGTGCACCACCAGTTGCATCCCCCCCGATTCGTCGAAGAACCTCTCCGCCACCACCTGTTCGAGGGTCGGCGGCATCGTCAGGGCCGCGGCGCCGGCCCGGACGTATTGGATCGCCTGGACGGCTCCGAACCGGTCGAGGCCGCAGTCCTTCCGGAGCCACACTTCGGCCTCGACATCGCTGGATTGGACGATCTCCTCCCGGAGGCGGGAGAGGGACTCGGATAGCTCCCAGGTCCGGCCGGGCGCCTCTCCCCGCCAGAAGGGGACGGTGGGCGGGGCTCCTTGGGCATTTTGGACCCGCACGGTGCCCGATTCCACTCGCTGGATCCTCCACGAGGTGCTGCCCAGGAGGAAGATGTCGCCCCGGCTGCTCTCGACGGCGAAGTCTTCGTCCAGGGTCCCCACGACCGTGTCTTCGGGCTCTTCCTTGACCAGGAAGTCGGCCCTGTCGGGAATGGCTCCCCCGGAGGTCATGGCCACGAGGCCGGCGCCTCTTCGCGGCCGGATCCTTCCCCGGATCCGGTCCCAGTGGAGGTAGGCTCCCCGGCGGCTGCGGCGGGTGGAGATGCCTTCGGAGAGCATGGCCAGAATCCGGTCGAAGTCCCGCCGGCTCAAGTCCCGGTAGGAGGCGGCCCGGCGATAGGTGGAGAACATTTCCTCGTCACCCCATTCCCGGGAAGCCGCGGCGGCCACCATCTGCTGCGCCAGGACGTCCAGCGGGCAGCGGGGAATGATGATGCGGTCCAAGGTCCCGTCGTGGATGGACCGGACCAGGGCGGCGCTCTCCAACAGCTCGTCCCGAGTTGTGGGGAAGATTCGACCCTTGGGAATGGCGCCCTTCCAGTGTCCCGATCGGCCCACCCTCTGGAGCAGGAGGGCGATATTTCGCGTCGAGCCGATCTGGCAGACCAGGTCCACCCAGCCCACGTCGATTCCCAACTCCAAAGAGGCGGTGGCCACCACTCCCTTGAGTTCGCCCTGTTTCAACCGCGACTCCACGTCCAGCCGGATCTCGCGGGAGAGGCTCCCGTGGTGGGCCTGAACGGCCGATTCGCCGAGCCGCTGGGCCAGTTGATGAGCCAGGCGTTCGGCCAGCCGCCGGGTGTTGACGAAGACCAGCGTGGCGCGATGCTCCTCGATGAGCTCGGTGATGCGGTTGTAGATGTCGTCCCAGGTCTCGTGGGAGATGACCGCTCCCCGCTCGGCGCCGGGGACCTCGATGGCCAGATCCATCTTCCGGCGGTGACCCACGTCGATGATGCGGGCCCGGCGATCGGGTCCGGTGAGAAACCCGGCGATTTCCCGGATCGGTTTCTGGGTCGCCGAGAGCCCGATTCTCTGAATCGCGGATCCGGTGAGGTCCTCCAGCCGCTCCAGGGTGAGACTCAGGTGGGAGCCCCTCTTGTCCCGGGCCAGGGCGTGAATCTCGTCCACGATCACGGTCCGGGTCTCCTTCAGCATCTCCCGTCCTCCGCGGGAGGTGAGCAGGATGAAGAGGGACTCGGGAGTCGTGACCAGGATGTGCGGAGGGGTGCGCGTCATTCGGGCGCGTTCCCGGGCCAGGGTGTCTCCCGTCCGGACCCGCGCTTGTATGGGGGAGAGCCGCATGCCCCGGGAATCGCCCAATTGCTGAATCTGCTCCAGGGGCTCCAGCAGGTTCATTCGGATGTCGTTGGCCAGGGCCTTCAAAGGCGAGACGTAAACGATCTGGGTGCTCTGGGACAGCTCCCCGCGGGAACTCTGCCCGATCAACCGGTCGATGGCGCAAAGAAAGGCGGCCAGTGTCTTCCCGGAGCCGGTCGGGGCCGCGATCAGGACATTCCCGCCCGTCTGAATGGCTGGCCACCCGAGACGCTGAGGCTCGGTCGGTTCTCCGAAACGGTCCCGGAACCACTCCTGAACCACCGGTTGAAACTGGACCATGTATTGTTCCCTGGCTGTCGGTGCCTTCTTCAACCAATTCTAGGGATCAGGGCTGAAAGTCGCCATGCGCGCCTCGACTTGAAGCCGGACAGGCGGTGTGGAAGTCTTGAATTTGGCCTGATTCGGGGGCGTCGAAGTCTGATCGCGGCCGCGGCGGAATCCGGGTCGGGATGGACGATGCTCCTTTTTCCGTGGGTCCGTTTCCATGAAGCTACGTCGCTGGTTCGATCTCCCGGTCTATCTCATGGTTCGCGGTTTCGTGGAGCTGGTGGGGATAATGCCCCGGATCCTCGCCTACTCTCTCTGCCGGGGCATCGCCGAACTGGTCTATCTGGCCGACGCCAGGCACCGGCGCATCGGCATGATCAACCTGGGGATCGCGTTTCCGGACAGCGACGAGGGCTGGCGCCGAAATGTGCTGCGGGAAAGTTACCGCCAGCAAGGTCACCACGCCGTCGAAGTGAGCCGTCTGAATCGGCAGAGGGCTTCAGAGGTCCGCAGCCGGGTGAACTACGAGCCGGGGCGGGGATTGGAAAACTACCTGGAGGCCAAGAGCCGGACCGGATCGGTGATTTTCCTGACCGCCCACGTGAGCTGCTGGGAACTGCTCCCGGCGGCCCACGCACTTGCCGGGCATCCCTTGAGTTTTGTCGTGCGCCCTCTCGACAATCCCTATCTGGAGGCGTGGATCACCCGGATCCGGAGTTGGCCCGGCAACCGGGTCCTGCCCAAACGGCATTCCATGAGAAGGATCTTTCGAGGGCTTTCCCGGGGAAACGACGTGGGGCTGCTTATCGATCAGAACACTCAGCGGAAGGACGGAGTGTTCGTTCCTCTGTTCGGACGTTTGGCCAGCACTCATGCCGGAGTGGCGGCGCTGGCCCTGAGGACCTCCCATCCCGTGGTTCCCGGATTCATCTATCCGGGCCGGCGGCGGGGCCGCTACCGGATCCGCTTCTACCGGCGCGTGGAATTGGTCAGGACCGGGAATGACGCGGAAGACGCCCGGACCAACACCGCCCGGTTCAACCGGTACATCGAAGATATGGTTCGCGAGTTTCCCCACTGCTGGCTCTGGGGGCACCGCCGTTTCCACACTCGAAACGGCGGCTCGGATCCCTACACGGAATCCGCCGCCGGAGATGGGTCCGGGGGAACGAGCCCGTAAGTAGAACCAGCCGGCCGGTCCGCCGTGGGGACTGATATACTGGCCGCCGTTTTTCGAAGAGCGAGGATCAAGCAGGAGGAGACGGAATTGAGAGTTGGAATCAACGGTTTCGGACGAATTGGCAGGAACGTGTTTCGGGCGGCCCTGGACCGGGAGACGCCGGTGGAGGTCGTGGCCATCAATGACATCACCAGTCCGCGGACGCTGGCGCACCTGTTGCGCTACGACTCGGTTTACGGCCGCTTGCAGCAAGGCGTGGAAGTGGAGGGAGACAACATGGTCGTGGGCGGCCGGCCCATCCGGATTTTCTCCCAGCGCGACCCGGGCCGGATTCCTTGGAGCGATGAGGGAGTCGAGCTGGTCATCGAATCCACCGGTTTCTTCACCAAGAGGGAGCTGGCCGCGAAGCATCTGGGCGGCTCGGTGGGAAAGGTGATCATCAGCGCGCCCGCCAAGGGTCCCGACGTCACCGTCTGTCTCGGGGTCAACGAGGAGGACTACGACCCGGAAAATCACTCCATCATCTCCAATGCCAGTTGCACCACCAATTGCCTGGCTCCCGTGGCCAAAGTTCTCCACCGTCGGTTCGGCCTGGCCAAGGGATTGATGACGACTATTCACAGCTATACCAACGATCAGCAGATCCTGGACCTGCCCCATTCCGATCTGAGGCGCGCCCGCGCCGCGGCCGTGTCCATGATTCCCACCACCACCGGTGCGGCGCGCGCGGTGACCTTGGTGTTGCCTGAGTTGCAGGGTCGTCTGGACGGCATCTCCATCCGGGTTCCGACACACACCGTCTCGTTGGTGGATCTCACGGCAACCCTGGAGACCGACGTGGATGCGGAAGAGGTGAAGGACGCCCTCCGCAGCGCGGCCGAGGGAGAACTGAACGGGATCCTGGAGTACACGGAAGAAGAGCTGGTCTCCACCGACTTCAACCGGAATCCCGCCTCGGCTGTCGTGGACGGCCCCTTCACCAAGACGCTCTCCAACAACATGGTCAAGGTTCTGGCCTGGTACGACAACGAGTGGGGTTACTCCAACCGGGTCCTGGAGTTGACCGAGTTGGTGGGCGGCAACTAGCGGAGAGGAGCGGCGACTTTCCAGTCGCAGGGAGCGGCGGTTTTCTTACCGCCGGGAGCGGCGGCTTTCTAGCCGCCGAACTCCAGAATAACGATCCACCGTGGCGGGACCGGAGAAGCGCCAGTTGGACATGATGCCACCGGCCGTTTCCCGTCTTCGGTCCGGAATCTCCCACAAGGTGAGTTCAAGTGTACCCACGCAAGCAATCCATTCGAGATCTGGAACTGTCGGAAAGAACGCTCTTCCTCCGAGTCGACTACAACGTTCCGATCCAGGCAGGACGGGTCGTCGACGACACCCGTGTCCGGGCCTCGATTCCCAGCATCAGGGTCGCCGTCGAAAAGGGCGCGAGAGTGGTGTTGGCGTCCCACCTGGGCCGGCCCGGGGGCAAGCGCGACCCGTCCCTGTCTCTGGAACCGGTCTCCGGCAGTCTCTCGTCGCTGTTGGGAAGTCCGGTTCGATTCGTCGGGGACTGCCTGGGCCCGCCGGTCCGGCGGGCCGTGAATTCCCTCGGACCGGGGGAAATCCTGCTGCTGGAAAACCTGAGATTCCATTCCGCGGAGGTGGAGAACGACGCTGATTTCGCGGCCCGGCTGGCGGCTCCCGCGGAGGAGTACGTCAACGACGCGTTCGGGACCGCACATCGATCCCATGCCTCGACCGTGGGCGTCCCCACCTTCCTGGGACGCGGAGCCGCTGGCCTCCTGATGGAAAAGGAGCTCCGTCACCTGGACCGGGTCCTCTCGGACCCCCGCCCTCCGGTGGTGGCCATACTGGGCGGCGCCAAGGTGTCGGGCAAGATCGGCGTGATCGAAAACTTCCTGTCCTTGGCGGATACGATCCTGATGGGAGGAGGCATGGCCTTTACCTTCCTGAAGGCTCTCGGAGTCGACGTGGGACGGTCGCTGGTGGAGGAATCCTGTCTGGAGACGGCCCGGAAGGCGCTCCGGGAAGCCAAGAAGTCCGGGACTCGCCTGGTGCTTCCCGAGGATGTCGTGGTCGCCCGGAAGTGCGCTGCTGGAGAGGAGACCTGGACGGTCCCGGTGGACTCTCTCCCGCCTGACAAGATGGGGTTGGATATCGGACCCGGAACCCGGCGGCGTTTCCACCAGGAGATCGAAAAGGCGGAAACCGTCATCTGGAACGGGCCGCTCGGTGTATTCGAAGTGGAGGAGTTCGCCGCCGGCACGCTGGGGGTGGCCCGGTCGGTGGGGGCTTCCCGGGCCTTTTCCGTCGTCGGCGGCGGCGACTCGGCGGCCGCCGTCGTCCGGGCCGGAGTCCGGGATGCCATCGATCACGTGTCCACCGGCGGGGGAGCGTCCCTGGACTACCTGGCCGGAAAGACCCTACCTGGGGTTGCGGTCCTGTCGGGCAGCGGTTGAACCCCTGGGAACCTGCATTCAGTGGAGGGATCAAGGTGAGTCATCAGAGAAAACCCATCATTGCGGCAAACTGGAAGATGTTCAAAACCGTCTCCGAAGCCAGGGAGACGGCCGCGCGGCTGAAGGCCCTCCTGGACGGCGGTCCTGCGCTGCAGTCTCGCGAAGTGTTGGTGTGCCCGGCCTTCACCGCGTTGGCGGCCGTCCATGAGGCCCTCTCCGGGTCCGGAATCCAAGTGGGGGGACAGAACCTCCATTGGGAGGACGAAGGCGCCTTTACCGGCGAGATTTCGGCCGGGATGCTCCTGGATTGCGGTTGCAGGTATGTCCTGCTGGGACACTCGGAAAGGCGCCAGTATTTCTCCGAAACGGAGGAGACCGTCTCCCGCAAGCTCAGGGCCGTTCTCTCCACGCCTCTGATCCCGATTCTGTGTGTCGGCGAGTCTCTGTCCCAACGGGAGTCCGGCCGGGCGGAAGAAGTGATCCAGGCGCAGCTTTCGGGAGCGCTGGCCGGGGTGGAGGCCTCGCGTCTGGGCGGCTTGGTGGTGGCCTACGAGCCGGTCTGGGCCATCGGCACCGGCATGACGGCGACTCCGGACATCGCCGACCAGGTGCATGGCATGATCCGGGAATGGCTGGCCCGGCGCTGTTCGGCGGACATGGCGGCCGCGGCCAGGATCCTCTACGGCGGAAGCGTCAAACCGGCCAACGCAGGAGAGCTGATGAGCCGGGAGAACATCGACGGGGCTCTGGTCGGCGGCGCCAGTCTCGACGCCGGGTCTTTCTTACGGATTGTCGAGTTCAAATGAGTATAATGGGCCCACGGCCCGTTTTTCGGAGACCGAAAAAGACCGGAGTTCGCGGATTTTGGAATTGGCCGCCCGGCTTGGCGTCGGAGGCGGCCTGTGGAGGCATCGATAGATCAAAATGACCCTCTTGACGATACTTCACCTGCTTGCCTGCATCGTTTTGATTCTCGTCGTTCTCCTGCAGTCGGGAAAGGCGGGAGACTTGGCGTCCGCCTTCGGCGGGACCACCAGCCAGACGGCGTTCGGCGCCCGGTCGGCGGCGACGCTTCTCACCAAGGGGACCACTTTGTGTGCCGTGATCTTCATGGTGACCTCTTTGGGATTGGCGATTCTCTTCACCCAGGGGACCGAGTCAACGGTGATGGAGGACGTGCCCGTAACGGGAGCAACTCCGGAATCCGCGGTTCCCGAGTCGCAAACGCCTTCGGAAACCCCACCGGCCGAGGCCGCGCCGGAGGGCCAGCAATAGATTCGTGCCGGAGTGGTGGAACTTGGCAGACACACCATCT contains the following coding sequences:
- the secG gene encoding preprotein translocase subunit SecG — protein: MTLLTILHLLACIVLILVVLLQSGKAGDLASAFGGTTSQTAFGARSAATLLTKGTTLCAVIFMVTSLGLAILFTQGTESTVMEDVPVTGATPESAVPESQTPSETPPAEAAPEGQQ
- a CDS encoding DEAD/DEAH box helicase — protein: MVQFQPVVQEWFRDRFGEPTEPQRLGWPAIQTGGNVLIAAPTGSGKTLAAFLCAIDRLIGQSSRGELSQSTQIVYVSPLKALANDIRMNLLEPLEQIQQLGDSRGMRLSPIQARVRTGDTLARERARMTRTPPHILVTTPESLFILLTSRGGREMLKETRTVIVDEIHALARDKRGSHLSLTLERLEDLTGSAIQRIGLSATQKPIREIAGFLTGPDRRARIIDVGHRRKMDLAIEVPGAERGAVISHETWDDIYNRITELIEEHRATLVFVNTRRLAERLAHQLAQRLGESAVQAHHGSLSREIRLDVESRLKQGELKGVVATASLELGIDVGWVDLVCQIGSTRNIALLLQRVGRSGHWKGAIPKGRIFPTTRDELLESAALVRSIHDGTLDRIIIPRCPLDVLAQQMVAAAASREWGDEEMFSTYRRAASYRDLSRRDFDRILAMLSEGISTRRSRRGAYLHWDRIRGRIRPRRGAGLVAMTSGGAIPDRADFLVKEEPEDTVVGTLDEDFAVESSRGDIFLLGSTSWRIQRVESGTVRVQNAQGAPPTVPFWRGEAPGRTWELSESLSRLREEIVQSSDVEAEVWLRKDCGLDRFGAVQAIQYVRAGAAALTMPPTLEQVVAERFFDESGGMQLVVHAPFGTRLNRAWGLALRKRFCRSFNFELQAAATDNGILISLSDQHSFPLETIFSFLSAASVREILIQALLDTPLFGTRWRWNACRALAVPRFAGGRKVPPPLQRMRSDDLLASVFPEQAACQENIQGDIAVPDHPLVQETLHDCLTEATDIEGLEEVLAGIERGNILTTAVDTREPSPFSHEILNANPYAFLDDAPLEERRARAVRTRRKILPEEARDLCDLDPDAIREVCTQAWPTIRDADELHDAFLTLGLMAESEVAPHADLLQQLLGENRVRRVRLPATSEDAGSDRAAGYFASAERTRLIRLAYPGALIEPAGPTDAAEPVWERDRDLDHQEALTELVRSRLDASGPLTCGELCARLRIPEAGATAALHALESEGHTLRGRFRPGAEETEWCERGLLARIHRMTLGRLRRRIAPVSAAQFMRFLFRWQHLSPASRLHGEVGLSLILEQLQGYEAPAASWEMHLFKVRLHDYEPSLLDRACLSGLFTWGRLSNGFSRAAPDRTGARMKPSRLTPISFFRREEMDHYLSLRSQGNGADTSSLSHPAREILADLERWGASFLEDLVRGTGRLPVEVEEGLWELVRCGLVTADGFDNLRAIIDPARRRGPHRPSRIRKRKARVKPAAGRWTLLRRRRDREIESAGSTPNLEPVARQLLKRWGIVFRDLLAREPCAPSWRDLLQVYRRLEARGEIRGGRFIAGFYGDQFSLPEALEALRACRRLDPDGEVIRVATADPLNLAGIILPGNRVRPTPGGFLFYRDGLPVGDRENPPPGLPPGTAPRFGRKPTFAGSPPPT
- a CDS encoding mannose-1-phosphate guanylyltransferase, translated to MDLVGVIMAGGAGTRFWPLSTAERPKQFLRLVDEESLLQKSFLRLDGLIDRERILVLTNQAFVPLVREQLPQVPAHNVVGEPLRRDTAAAVCLAATLARKRFGDCVIATVTADHLIEPVDEFRKSLVSAARGAASSGALYTFGIRPTSPATAYGYLETGERLDLDPGVRHFRVASFREKPNLEVARKYVSSGNYFWNSGMFVWSAQAILRELETNLPRHVRRLTAAVESFGTESWPRALVAGLDPLESISIDFAVMEKARDVRCVASSFSWTDLGGWLALLPFLDEDPDGNACRGRVRTLGARNNLIYCDDPSETVVVVGVEGLVAVRAGDRTLIVPRNRLEEIKSVVANLQR
- the gap gene encoding type I glyceraldehyde-3-phosphate dehydrogenase yields the protein MRVGINGFGRIGRNVFRAALDRETPVEVVAINDITSPRTLAHLLRYDSVYGRLQQGVEVEGDNMVVGGRPIRIFSQRDPGRIPWSDEGVELVIESTGFFTKRELAAKHLGGSVGKVIISAPAKGPDVTVCLGVNEEDYDPENHSIISNASCTTNCLAPVAKVLHRRFGLAKGLMTTIHSYTNDQQILDLPHSDLRRARAAAVSMIPTTTGAARAVTLVLPELQGRLDGISIRVPTHTVSLVDLTATLETDVDAEEVKDALRSAAEGELNGILEYTEEELVSTDFNRNPASAVVDGPFTKTLSNNMVKVLAWYDNEWGYSNRVLELTELVGGN
- a CDS encoding lysophospholipid acyltransferase family protein, with the protein product MKLRRWFDLPVYLMVRGFVELVGIMPRILAYSLCRGIAELVYLADARHRRIGMINLGIAFPDSDEGWRRNVLRESYRQQGHHAVEVSRLNRQRASEVRSRVNYEPGRGLENYLEAKSRTGSVIFLTAHVSCWELLPAAHALAGHPLSFVVRPLDNPYLEAWITRIRSWPGNRVLPKRHSMRRIFRGLSRGNDVGLLIDQNTQRKDGVFVPLFGRLASTHAGVAALALRTSHPVVPGFIYPGRRRGRYRIRFYRRVELVRTGNDAEDARTNTARFNRYIEDMVREFPHCWLWGHRRFHTRNGGSDPYTESAAGDGSGGTSP
- the tpiA gene encoding triose-phosphate isomerase, which codes for MFKTVSEARETAARLKALLDGGPALQSREVLVCPAFTALAAVHEALSGSGIQVGGQNLHWEDEGAFTGEISAGMLLDCGCRYVLLGHSERRQYFSETEETVSRKLRAVLSTPLIPILCVGESLSQRESGRAEEVIQAQLSGALAGVEASRLGGLVVAYEPVWAIGTGMTATPDIADQVHGMIREWLARRCSADMAAAARILYGGSVKPANAGELMSRENIDGALVGGASLDAGSFLRIVEFK
- a CDS encoding phosphoglycerate kinase, whose protein sequence is MYPRKQSIRDLELSERTLFLRVDYNVPIQAGRVVDDTRVRASIPSIRVAVEKGARVVLASHLGRPGGKRDPSLSLEPVSGSLSSLLGSPVRFVGDCLGPPVRRAVNSLGPGEILLLENLRFHSAEVENDADFAARLAAPAEEYVNDAFGTAHRSHASTVGVPTFLGRGAAGLLMEKELRHLDRVLSDPRPPVVAILGGAKVSGKIGVIENFLSLADTILMGGGMAFTFLKALGVDVGRSLVEESCLETARKALREAKKSGTRLVLPEDVVVARKCAAGEETWTVPVDSLPPDKMGLDIGPGTRRRFHQEIEKAETVIWNGPLGVFEVEEFAAGTLGVARSVGASRAFSVVGGGDSAAAVVRAGVRDAIDHVSTGGGASLDYLAGKTLPGVAVLSGSG